The window CTTTTATCAACAGTGAATGATAAAGGAAAGAGTTTTCAGATGGTAATTGAAACCATTCAGCAAAAGAGAAAATAATATTATTTTACTTCTTCGTAATCTACAAAATCACCAAGTTTATCCGTTTTACCCTGATCTGGCTTTGGCGGCATGTAATCAATAGAAATAGATCCTTCTGGTTTTGTTGGTTTACGCTGTTGTTGCTGCTGACCAGTAGCTTGCGATTGCATTTTACTGGCTACGCTGCTAAATAACATCGGCAATATCAAACGGATTAACATTCTGATAATCCAGATGACCAATATGGTGATGAATATGAATTTTACTAATGCCATTGTTTATTAAACTATTATACAAATATAGACGTACCAAAATTTATTTTGTTACTTTTTGGCCCTTTAATTGCAATTTGATTACATATAATACGCAATCTTGGTTCAAAATGTTTTAATTTCTAATTAATTACTCTTCAACGATTTCTGTAACTCTACCTACTTCTCCATCTTCAAGCCTTACTTTAATCCCTCTGGAATGAAAAGCAGATGAGGTTAATAAGTCTTTCACAACACCATAAGTTACGTTTCCAGATCGTTGGTCTTTCTTTAAAATAATGCCAACTTCTAAGCCTGGATATATATCTTTTCTATTCTGCCCGTCCATTTTTATTTACTATAATGTAATCTAATTTTACTTACCAAATTTCTCTGCAAACATTTTTTCAAGTGCAAACATTTCATCCCGTGTTTTTGCTGCTTGAAGAAAGTCCATGTCTTTAGCTGCTTTTTGCATCTCTTTACGGGTATTATCAATTGCTTTTTGCAACTCATTTTTACCCATATATTGTACTATCGGATCTGCGGCAATACTAATTTCTGCATTTTCAACATAAGCCCTTGCTTTATTATCAATTGCTTTTTGCGAGAAATCGAGTACGGAAGTTTGTTCTAAAATTGCTTCGCGAGATTTACCTACCGTTTTTGGCGTAATACCATGTTCCAAATTGTAAGCAATTTGAATATCTCTGCGTCGATTCGTTTCAGAAATGGTTTTTTCCATACTATCTGTAATGTTATCTGCATACATAATTACGCGACCTTTATCATTACGGGCTGCCCTACCAATTGTTTGAATCAGCGATTTTTCTGAACGTAAAAAGCCTTCCTTATCGGCGTCTAAAATAGCAACTAAAGTAACTTCTGGTAAATCTAGTCCCTCACGAAGTAAATTGATCCCGATTAAAACATCAAATTCACCTAAACGTAAGCCACGAAGTATTTCCACACGCTCCAACGTTTTAATTTCTGAGTGAATATAACGGGTTTTAATATTTAAACGATCCATGTATTTAGTAAGTTCCTCTGCCATCCGTTTGGTTAAAGTAGTTACTAAAATTCGTCCGCCTTCTTTAATGGTAACGTCTATTTGCTCCAATAAATCATCAACTTGGTTAATGGCAGGGCGAATTTCTATTATTGGATCCAACAAACCTGTCGGACGAATTACCTGTTCTACCACTACACCTTCCGATTTTTCCAATTCATATTCGGCTGGTGTTGCACTAACATAAATGGTTTGCGGTGCTAAAGCTTCGAATTCATTAAAATTTAATGGCCTATTATCAAGCGCAGCAGGTAAACGAAATCCATATTCTACTAAGGATAATTTTCTGGATCTATCGCCCCCGTACATGGCCCTGATTTGAGGAACCGTAACATGACTTTCATCAATTACCATTAAATAATCATCAGGGAAATAATCCAGCAAACAGAAAGGACGCATCCCTGGACTTCTACCATCAAAAAAGCGAGAGTAATTTTCAATACCTGAGCAGTAGCCTAATTCTTTCATCATTTCGATATCGAAGTTGGTTCGCTCTTCCAAGCGTTTCGCCTCTAACAAATGGCGATCTGCAAGAAGTTGGTTTTTGCGAATTTCCAATTCCTCTTGAATGCCCCAGATAGAAGAATTAAAGCGATCTTTTGGCGTAACGAATAGATTTGCTGGATAAACCGCCATATTTTCAAGTTTCTCAATGGTTTTACCAGAAACAGGATCTATTGCAGAAAGCTCTTCAATATCATCGCCAAAAAACGAAATGCGGTAAGCATGATCTAAATAAGCTGGAAAGATGTCAACAGTATCGCCCTTAACTCGGAAAGTTCCGCGTTTAAAATCAGTAGTTGTTCTAGCGTACATAATTTCGACCAAACTATGTAAAAAGGCATTCCTGGAAATCCTTAATCCAACGGCGAAGCGGAAAACCATACGAGAGAAATCTTCAGGATTTCCCATACCATAAATGCATGAAATGGATGAAACAACAATTACGTCTCTTCTACCGCTCATCAACGAAGAAGTGGTGCGCAAACGAAGTTTTTCTATTTCTTCGTTAATACTTAAATCTTTTTCTATGTAGGTATTGCTAGAAGCAATAAAGGCTTCAGGCTGGTAATAATCGTAATAAGAAACGAAATAATTTACAGAATTCTCAGGAAAGAAATTTTTAAACTCTCCGTAAAGTTGCGCTGCTAATGTTTTATTATGACTTAAAATTAGCGTTGGTTTTTGAGTTTGTTCAATAACATTTGCTACCGTAAAAGTTTTACCAGAACCAGTAACGCCTAATAAAGTTTGATAGTTTTCATTGGCATTTACGCCATCAACCAACTGTTTTATAGCGCTAGGTTGATCTCCGGTTGGTTTATATTC is drawn from Pedobacter mucosus and contains these coding sequences:
- a CDS encoding YwbE family protein; translation: MDGQNRKDIYPGLEVGIILKKDQRSGNVTYGVVKDLLTSSAFHSRGIKVRLEDGEVGRVTEIVEE
- the uvrB gene encoding excinuclease ABC subunit UvrB, with the protein product MKFKITSEYKPTGDQPSAIKQLVDGVNANENYQTLLGVTGSGKTFTVANVIEQTQKPTLILSHNKTLAAQLYGEFKNFFPENSVNYFVSYYDYYQPEAFIASSNTYIEKDLSINEEIEKLRLRTTSSLMSGRRDVIVVSSISCIYGMGNPEDFSRMVFRFAVGLRISRNAFLHSLVEIMYARTTTDFKRGTFRVKGDTVDIFPAYLDHAYRISFFGDDIEELSAIDPVSGKTIEKLENMAVYPANLFVTPKDRFNSSIWGIQEELEIRKNQLLADRHLLEAKRLEERTNFDIEMMKELGYCSGIENYSRFFDGRSPGMRPFCLLDYFPDDYLMVIDESHVTVPQIRAMYGGDRSRKLSLVEYGFRLPAALDNRPLNFNEFEALAPQTIYVSATPAEYELEKSEGVVVEQVIRPTGLLDPIIEIRPAINQVDDLLEQIDVTIKEGGRILVTTLTKRMAEELTKYMDRLNIKTRYIHSEIKTLERVEILRGLRLGEFDVLIGINLLREGLDLPEVTLVAILDADKEGFLRSEKSLIQTIGRAARNDKGRVIMYADNITDSMEKTISETNRRRDIQIAYNLEHGITPKTVGKSREAILEQTSVLDFSQKAIDNKARAYVENAEISIAADPIVQYMGKNELQKAIDNTRKEMQKAAKDMDFLQAAKTRDEMFALEKMFAEKFGK
- a CDS encoding DUF4834 family protein, with amino-acid sequence MALVKFIFITILVIWIIRMLIRLILPMLFSSVASKMQSQATGQQQQQRKPTKPEGSISIDYMPPKPDQGKTDKLGDFVDYEEVK